Genomic segment of uncultured Tolumonas sp.:
ATATATCTATGCAACGTTTGATAAAAGTATAGATGGGAGAAGGCAGCAGGGAGCCGAGCTGATTCTCATGCAAATGATCGATTTTCACCCGCCCCGTGAGTGTCTCGCTGATCTGCTTGATGTGATAAACAGGAATATTTGCTAAGGCACAACGGGCAAGGAAGCGTTCCCACTCTCCAGCAAGCTTTTCATCCCGCAGGTCAGCAACCACTGCATCATAGCGCACAGCCCCCAGATCTGGCTTATCCAATAGACGCCACTCTACACAATTGTGGCTAGTCAAAGGTTGATAATCACCAAATGGGAATAGTGCATACTTGGGAGTCCGATAGCGGCGGCCAATAAAATAGACAATCCAGCAGCAGAGTAGCGTGACCATATATGACTCAAATAAAACCTGCCTACTGTAAGTAAGTCGCAGAAAGAACAGCGCACCGACCAGCAGACCATACAAGGTTGTTACCGTTGGTATCATATACGCGACCGGACTGGCGCCGGGATAACGCAGGAAACGATGGAGTACGAACCCAATCAATAGGAAAGCAACAAAGGCCCCTACCAATGTGTTGACTCTTACCGCATTGAGACCGTCCCAAAATCCCCACCCCCAGCGCTCAATTGCGGGCAAGCACACAGCTAACAAAGCGCCAAAGAAAAATAGCGAAATAGGGTTGAAAACAATCAGCTCATACCAGCGAGAATGCCTACGTTCAGGACTTCTAGTCAAAACGCACTCCTTTGAACTTGTTATTGATAAGCATAAAAGCGGCTGAACATGCATAGTGCAGCCAATAGTAAAGCGCAGGAAACAAAGACAGCTTGAGTATTCTTCTGTAGATATGCCATTGCCACGAGGCGGCCTTCAGTTTATTGGAGGACAATGACCCCTCTGCACGCCGGTAATATGCCAAAGGTTGCTTGATACAGTACCCACGCTTGGCGCGAGCCATGACATCAAGCCACATTACATAATCTTCATGCCCAACCTGCTGCTGGGTGAAAGAACCCAGCTTGCTTCGGTTATAAACACCGGTCAGGTTGCCGATGTTGTTGCTCTTAAGCATGTCATTATATGTAAAGTATTCTTTTTTTTGATATTTTCCAACAATATTGGTGACTGTTCCAGAGAAAATAAAGTAATCTGAACAAACAACATCATAGCCATTGAGCAGGTGATTACGCTGAAGTTCCAGCTTTTGCGTATGCCAGATATCATCACTGTCCAGAAAAGCAACATATTCCCCATCAGCCATCGCAATCCCCTGATTGCGTGCAGCCGCCACGCCACCATTTAGTGCCATCTGATGGTAAACCACTCTGATATCACGATGCACATACGCCTCGACAATTTCCCGGGTGGTGTCATTTGATGCATCATCGATGACATATAACGTCCATGAAGGGCAGGTTTGTGCCAACACAGACTCAATGCTGTGTCCTATGGTTGCCGACGCATTGAACGCCGGCATAATGATTGAGAAATGATCGGGTTTCATGGTTTAAGCAATTTTTTTGCAACGGTTATGGCATCGAGCATGGAATCTTCGATGGAGCAGTATTTCCAATCCCCGTAACGGCCAATGGAGTAGATCCCCATGCTTTCGAGACCGCTTTTCACCTCATCCTTCACGCCAGACAGCTCGCTATTTACGTGTACATAGGCCGGGTCCATAACAATGTGGCACGAGGACAGCAAGTGATGATCGGTAATGATGCCTGCATCCTTGAGCCCTTCCAAGGTTGCTGCAAGCTGCGCATCCACGTTGATGTCATCGTTCGGGCCATAGCCAATTTCAACGTACAGACTGAGCCGTTCATCATCGAGGATATTATTGTAGAAACCCACTCGGTAAAAGTTGTACTTCTTCTCAGGGAAGTAAGCCCAATGCACCTCATCATAGGTCGACCCTTTATCAAAGCCGAGATTGAAGACCAATACCTTGTTCCAAGAAAGTCTGTCCACAAAATGCTGATAGTCAATATCATCAATGGTGGAAAGGAAGCGGTTCAAAGGCATCGAATTGATGAGGTAATTGTAAGAAATGCGACGATGGGTTGTAACTGCAATCTTCGCTTTTGCGTCTATAGAGACCACTTGTTCTTGCAAGAACACGTTTTCTACAGGCAAATCCTGAGCCAGTGCATCAACAAACACTTTGGCCCCTTTCTTGGGATACAGGAAAGTGGAGTTGTAGCTTCCCTGATACTGTTGCTTGAAGTTGCGAATGATTTGCTCAACGTTCGCATAGGGGAAGAAACGCCCCATAGCATCCGTATCGAGTGAGTTCAAGTCACATGCATAAAGCTTTTCATTATATGGCTTGAGGAATTTCTCCGTAATGGATTTACCAAACTTGCCATACAACATGTCCAGGAAAGAATCATAGACCTCTTTTTCTTCACGGAAGTAGAGATCGTAGAGGCACTCAATAAACTCTTCTTTTTCCAGCTGATGAATATTGGTCTGAAATGGGAAATCCACCACACTATCCTGATAGAAGATTTTCGTGACTTTATCCTTCAATATAAAAGCATCGTCAGCAATTTTGCTCTTGAAAAACGATTTTATTTCTTCATTGGCAAAGTGGAAGAAATGCCCCGCATAATCCCAGATGAACCCGTCTTGATAAATAGTCCTGCAGAAACCACCCAGCTCGTTCTCTTTTTCCAAAAGAATGAAATCATCATTGTTGACCAGATTGGCAAACATCAATCCGGAAACGCCACCACCGACAACCAGATACTTGCAGTAATGCACGCTCATTTCTTATCCTCTTTTATAAATTTGACGGAGCCTTGGAACATGGTCATCAAGAACTTGATAAAGCTATACCGATCGGTATATTCACTATGTTTTTTCAGAGAAAAAACAAGATTGAAAAACATGCCTTTCAACCCGAACAGCCTGACAAACGCGGCCCCTTTGGAGGTGACCAGATGATCATTGAAATCGGCACCTGAACTCTCCGCAGGATGAATGACAATCGGGATCGGCAGATAGAGCAGCTTGAGCCCCTTATCCATCGCATCTTTCAAGAAAATAATCTCGTCGTGTACACGATACTTGCTACCCAGACCAAAATTTGTGTCCAGTGACAAACCGGCTTCGAGCACTGCATCACGGCGAAATGCAATCTCGATAGACGCACAACGCAGTATTGAACGCCAGTTGTGCCACTGGGACTGCTGGGGGTAACCCGCATTGAACGGATTTCCTTCCGGAGTCACTATCTGGAATGTAATCATATCGGCATCCGGATGCTTTTCGAATGCACCCAATACGATATTTTCCATCCTATCGACATAACCCACATCGTCATCTGCGATCAGGCATATATCGCCCACCGCATTTTTTAATGCCATATTACGGCTATTGGATGAACCACGGTCCTTGCAGGAAAGCATTCTGATATTTCCTATAGATTCAGAGCCATCAAAATCAGCTTGGTTAATCAATAAAACATCAGCATTTGTATTCTTATATTTCCAGTCTATATCTGAAATATTTTTCTTATGCATTGTTGCCATTAATATTTCTAAACCCATAATCAAAAACCCCACTGATATTTTATTTCACCAACGCTCATCATGTAAAACTCATACACAAGATAAATAAAACCAACAACAGTAACAATAGAGAACAAAAACATCCTCTTAGCTAACCCTCGCACCAAAAATATACAGTTTGTGTAAATGAAAATATCGAAAAAATAAAAGAATGATGCAGTTCGCGATGCCATTCTGAAGTCAAATGCAAGAAGTGTATATAATAACGCACCTAATGCGAATATCACTCTATGTAGATTGTTAACTTTTGCAAAAGGCAATTCTTTATCATAAAAACTTTCTGGCGCAAACATCAGCATTAAAAAACAGAAAATTATTCTTGTTGTATCTGGATTAA
This window contains:
- a CDS encoding sugar transferase → MTRSPERRHSRWYELIVFNPISLFFFGALLAVCLPAIERWGWGFWDGLNAVRVNTLVGAFVAFLLIGFVLHRFLRYPGASPVAYMIPTVTTLYGLLVGALFFLRLTYSRQVLFESYMVTLLCCWIVYFIGRRYRTPKYALFPFGDYQPLTSHNCVEWRLLDKPDLGAVRYDAVVADLRDEKLAGEWERFLARCALANIPVYHIKQISETLTGRVKIDHLHENQLGSLLPSPIYTFIKRCIDILAAVIAIPLFSPLMLVTAVLIKLESPGPVMFLQNRVGRGNQDFQIYKFRSMCQNSEQYGAQFAQNGDMRVTRVGKVIRKLRIDELPQFFNVLKGDMSLIGPRPEQRVFVDQFEQEIPFYMYRHIVRPGISGWAQVMQGYAADADDTRVKIEHDFYYIKHFSLWLDVLIVFKTIKTILTGFGAR
- a CDS encoding glycosyltransferase family 2 protein encodes the protein MKPDHFSIIMPAFNASATIGHSIESVLAQTCPSWTLYVIDDASNDTTREIVEAYVHRDIRVVYHQMALNGGVAAARNQGIAMADGEYVAFLDSDDIWHTQKLELQRNHLLNGYDVVCSDYFIFSGTVTNIVGKYQKKEYFTYNDMLKSNNIGNLTGVYNRSKLGSFTQQQVGHEDYVMWLDVMARAKRGYCIKQPLAYYRRAEGSLSSNKLKAASWQWHIYRRILKLSLFPALYYWLHYACSAAFMLINNKFKGVRFD
- a CDS encoding NAD(P)-binding protein, producing the protein MSVHYCKYLVVGGGVSGLMFANLVNNDDFILLEKENELGGFCRTIYQDGFIWDYAGHFFHFANEEIKSFFKSKIADDAFILKDKVTKIFYQDSVVDFPFQTNIHQLEKEEFIECLYDLYFREEKEVYDSFLDMLYGKFGKSITEKFLKPYNEKLYACDLNSLDTDAMGRFFPYANVEQIIRNFKQQYQGSYNSTFLYPKKGAKVFVDALAQDLPVENVFLQEQVVSIDAKAKIAVTTHRRISYNYLINSMPLNRFLSTIDDIDYQHFVDRLSWNKVLVFNLGFDKGSTYDEVHWAYFPEKKYNFYRVGFYNNILDDERLSLYVEIGYGPNDDINVDAQLAATLEGLKDAGIITDHHLLSSCHIVMDPAYVHVNSELSGVKDEVKSGLESMGIYSIGRYGDWKYCSIEDSMLDAITVAKKLLKP
- a CDS encoding glycosyltransferase family A protein yields the protein MGLEILMATMHKKNISDIDWKYKNTNADVLLINQADFDGSESIGNIRMLSCKDRGSSNSRNMALKNAVGDICLIADDDVGYVDRMENIVLGAFEKHPDADMITFQIVTPEGNPFNAGYPQQSQWHNWRSILRCASIEIAFRRDAVLEAGLSLDTNFGLGSKYRVHDEIIFLKDAMDKGLKLLYLPIPIVIHPAESSGADFNDHLVTSKGAAFVRLFGLKGMFFNLVFSLKKHSEYTDRYSFIKFLMTMFQGSVKFIKEDKK